Genomic DNA from Niabella ginsenosidivorans:
CGCAACCCACCTCACTGTCTTTACAGATATGCAGTATTTCCGAGCTCAGCCCGTCGCTGATGTCCATCATCGATGACGGCAGCAACGACTGTTCTGCAAAGAACTCAATAATATCCTTTCTTGCTTCGGGCTTCAGCAGCCGGCCGATCACATACGCTTCTCCTTCCAGATCCGGCTGAACCTTCGGGCTTTCCAGAAATATTTTCTTTTCCCTTTCAAGGAACAGCAGTCCCACATATGCCGCGCCAAGATCTCCGCTCACGCAAAGCAGGTCGCCTTTTTTTGCCGTGCTCCTCTTTACAAATTTATCCGGTGTTACTTCTCCGATGGCCGTTATGGCAATCACAAATCCTTTTTGTGATGTGGTGGTATCCCCCCCTACCAGGTCTACCCCGTAATGATTACAGGCCGCATAAACGCCTTCATAAAATTCATCCAGCGCTTCCAGGCTAAAGCGGTTGCTGATGCCAATGCCTATGGTTATTTGTGTGGGAGTGGCATTCATGGCATAAACATCGCTCAGGTTCACCACAACAGATTTATAGCCCAGGTGCTTCAGCGGCGTATACATCAGGTCAAAATGCACTCCTTCCAGCAGCAGGTCGGTAGTAACCACTGTTTGTTTTCCAAAATGGTCAATTACAGCGGCATCATCGCCCACGCCCACCAGCGAGGATACGTTTTGCAGTTCAATATTTTTTGTAAGATGGCCAATAAGACCAAACTCACCCAAATCGGATATTTCTGTTCTTTCGTTGTTCATTTTCATTATATATAAAGCTAACCACCCGGTATCAACGCTATTCAGTGTTTAGCAGTAAGCATTATTTATTGTTAATAACCTTCAGCATTTCTTCATGTATCAGCCCGTTTGTTGCCAGGATGCGGTGCTGGTAGGGTGAAAAAGTATCGCCGTTAAAATCCGTCACTTTTCCACCGGCTTCTTCCACGATCAGGTAACCCGCCGCGCTGTCCCAGGCCTCCAGTTTGTGCTCATAGAACCCGTCGAACCTTCCGGCAGCCACCCAGCAAAGGTCAAGTGCAGCAGCGCCCAGCCTGCGTACAGGTACCCCTTCCTTTATAAACCGCTCAAATACCTGTAAGGGCCCGTTTTCCGTATTGATATAAACATAAGGGAAACCCGTTACCAGGCAGGATTTTAGGGCGTTGGTCTCGGAGCTTACTTTTAGCGGCTGCCCGTTCAATGTGGCCCCCTTTCCTTTTTCCGCAAAGAACAATTCTTTCATGTGGGGGTTATATACTACGCCCATTATGATCTCTGATTGATATTCAATAGCAATAGAGATACAGTTAATGGGTATGCCATGCGCGAAATTGATGGTGCCGTCAATCGGGTCAATGATCCACTTATAGTCCGAATTCTGCGGCAGATCACCGCTTTCTTCAGTAAGGATGTGATGATCGGGATACGCCTTCCGTATTACTTCAATAATAGCTTTTTCTGAAGCTTCATCTGCTGCAGTAACAAGATTATTCCTGCCTTCTTTATATTTTATTTCAAAAGCCTGGTTGAAATAGTTCACCACCTGCTCTGCCCCTGCCATAACGGCTTCCTGTAAAACGTTTTTTAACATGGGGCAAAGATAGCAAAGTCGGGTGGTCTTTGTTGTTACAGCACAACAGCAGCCAGG
This window encodes:
- the thiL gene encoding thiamine-phosphate kinase — encoded protein: MNNERTEISDLGEFGLIGHLTKNIELQNVSSLVGVGDDAAVIDHFGKQTVVTTDLLLEGVHFDLMYTPLKHLGYKSVVVNLSDVYAMNATPTQITIGIGISNRFSLEALDEFYEGVYAACNHYGVDLVGGDTTTSQKGFVIAITAIGEVTPDKFVKRSTAKKGDLLCVSGDLGAAYVGLLFLEREKKIFLESPKVQPDLEGEAYVIGRLLKPEARKDIIEFFAEQSLLPSSMMDISDGLSSEILHICKDSEVGCVLYEDKIPIAEETRSAAFKFEIDPTACALSGGEDYELLFTMPQSDYEKINNNPAISIIGYMTEAGEGAHIITKGGSRHEITAQGWNPIGK
- a CDS encoding inositol monophosphatase family protein; translation: MLKNVLQEAVMAGAEQVVNYFNQAFEIKYKEGRNNLVTAADEASEKAIIEVIRKAYPDHHILTEESGDLPQNSDYKWIIDPIDGTINFAHGIPINCISIAIEYQSEIIMGVVYNPHMKELFFAEKGKGATLNGQPLKVSSETNALKSCLVTGFPYVYINTENGPLQVFERFIKEGVPVRRLGAAALDLCWVAAGRFDGFYEHKLEAWDSAAGYLIVEEAGGKVTDFNGDTFSPYQHRILATNGLIHEEMLKVINNK